One window of Globicephala melas chromosome 2, mGloMel1.2, whole genome shotgun sequence genomic DNA carries:
- the ZNF770 gene encoding zinc finger protein 770 has protein sequence MMAETNFKMLKIQQCVVANKLPRNRPYICNICFKHFETPSKLARHYLIHTGQKPFECDVCHKTFRQLVHLERHQLTHNLPFKCSICPRHFKNLKTFVKHQQLHNETYQNDVKQVRRLLEAKQEKPVYGMYHALTTEERWALHSCSKSDPTHSPTKKKKNIHACTICGKLFPSQSKLDRHALIHTGQRPFKCALCSKSFRQSTHLKIHQLTHSEERPFQCCFCQKGFKIQSKLLKHKQIHARNKTFQTLSLKVKSPESGPLPNKLNAKQDSFENGDIRESEENNQLDVHSIYIVPFQCPECEECFESEQILNGHKCFPARSGKIPSRLKRSYNYKTIVKKILAKLKRAGGKKLDNFRSEKKVFKNSFLKNCELISGEQSPEQTQRTFMGSLGKHGTYKTVGNKKKKTLTLPFSWQKHFQSQNMGKNVKGILTPENMLTMDNSVNNKDVSIYGSSGEEFFENCEVLQCGFSVTNENIYTGHKMCPCDKCEKVFPSVSKLQRHYLIHTGQRPFGCNVCGKSFRQSAHLKRHKLTHIDKIPYRKSLCQVELENLNKLFIHQGDNVNYSASQQCQTLGFQKYEVSESDQTSEIKVKAESEDFILGTPYRNRQPCLSSALLESEQSHHSHCCSYSGRTERNDGLLYQCSVCSKSFRSPSKLERHYLIHAGQKPFECSVCGKTFRQAPHWKRHQLTHFKE, from the coding sequence ATGATGGCTGAAaccaattttaaaatgctaaagaTTCAACAGTGTGTAGTAGCCAACAAACTACCTAGAAACAGGCCATATATTTGCAATATTTGCTTCAAGCATTTTGAAACACCCTCAAAATTAGCGAGGCATTATCTCATTCATACTGGTCAAAAGCCATTTGAATGTGATGTGTGTCATAAAACCTTTAGACAACTAGTTCATCTGGAACGACATCAACTAACTCATAATCTGCCTTTTAAATGTAGTATTTGTCCACGCCACTTTAAGAATCTGAAGACATTCGTGAAACACCAACAGCTTCACAATGAAACTTACCAGAATGATGTTAAACAGGTCAGAAGACTGCTGGAGGCCAAGCAAGAAAAGCCAGTGTATGGAATGTATCATGCTCTTACCACAGAGGAGAGATGGGCATTACACTCGTGCTCCAAGTCTGATCCTACACACAGccctacaaagaaaaaaaagaacattcacgCGTGTACAATCTGTGGCAAGCTGTTCCCCTCACAGTCAAAACTTGATAGGCACGCACTTATTCATACTGGTCAGAGGCCTTTTAAATGTGCCCTGTGCAGTAAATCTTTTCGACAGTCAACTCACTTAAAAATCCACCAACTCACACATTCAGAGGAAAGACCTTTTCAATGTTGTTTTTGTCAAAAAGGATTTAAGATTCAAAGCAAACTGCTGAAGCATAAACAAATCCATGCCAGGAATAAGACTTTTCAGACTCTTTCATTAAAGGTGAAGAGTCCAGAATCAGGGCCCCTGCCTAATAAGTTAAATGCAAAGCAGGATAGTTTTGAAAATGGTGATATACGTGAATCTGAGGAGAATAATCAACTTGATGTCCACTCTATTTATATTGTCCCTTTTCAATGTCCAGAGTGTGAAGAATGTTTTGAATCAGAGCAGATTCTCAATGGACACAAGTGTTTTCCTGCCAGAAGTGGCAAAATTCCAAGCAGGCTCAAAAGAAGCTACAACTATAAAACCATTGTTAAAAAAATCTTGGCTAAGCTTAAACGAGCTGGGGgtaaaaaattagataattttcgatctgagaaaaaagtatttaaaaacagTTTCTTGAAAAATTGTGAACTTATTTCCGGTGAGCAGAGCCCTGAACAAACCCAGAGAACATTTATGGGTTCTCTTGGCAAGCATGGAACATATAAGACAgttggcaataaaaagaagaaaacgttGACTTTGCCATTTTCTTGGCAAAAGCACTTCCAGAGCCAAAATATGGGAAAAAACGTAAAAGGTATTCTTACACCAGAGAACATGTTAACTATGGATAATTCTGTGAATAATAAAGATGTATCTATCTATGGTTCATCAGGTGAGGAATTCTTTGAAAACTGTGAAGTGCTTCAGTGTGGTTTTTCAGTTACAAATGAAAACATCTATACTGGACATAAGATGTGTCCTTGTGACAAATGTGAGAAAGTGTTTCCTTCTGTATCTAAACTACAAAGACACTATTTAATTCATACTGGACAGAGGCCTTTTGGCTGTAATGTTTGTGGGAAATCTTTTAGACAGTCAGCTCACCTGAAAAGACATAAATTAACTCATATTGATAAGATTCCATATAGAAAATCTCTTTGCCAAGTAGAATTGGAAAATTTGAACAAACTTTTCATTCATCAAGGTGATAATGTTAACTATAGTGCTTCCCAGCAATGTCAGACTCTTGGTTTTCAAAAATACGAGGTCTCAGAGTCAGATCAAACATCAGAAATAAAAGTGAAGGCAGAATCAGAGGATTTCATTCTTGGTACCCCCTATAGGAACAGGCAGCCCTGTCTCTCTAGTGCACTTCTGGAATCAGAGCAGAGCCATCATAGTCATTGTTGTAGTTATTCAGGGCGTACTGAGAGGAATGATGGCCTTCTTTACCAATGCAGTGTTTGTTCTAAAAGTTTTAGATCCCCATCTAAACTAGAAAGACACTATCTAATTCATGCAGGGCAGAAGCCATTCGAATGCTCAGTTTGTGGCAAAACATTCAGACAGGCTCCTCACTGGAAGAGACATCAACTTACTCACTTTAAGGAATGA